The Bacteroidales bacterium region TTATCGAGGCGACAAAGCAGGTGCGCAGGATGCTGGGATAAAGTGGAACGGTGGAACAGTGGAACGGTGAATAAAAAAGCGATATGACCATCCCCGAAATAGAATCAACAATCATCGAAGAGTTCTCGGTTTTCGAGGATTGGATGGATAAGTACAAATACTTGATCGAACTCGGCGAAGGTTTGAAGGTAATCGATGAAAAATACAAAGTGCCTAATAATCTCATTAATGGCTGTCAGGCAAAGGTATGGCTGCATGCTGTTTATAAAGATGGGAAGGTCTGGTTCTCGGCCGACAGCGATGCGGTGATCACAAAAGGACTGGTAAGCCTGATGATCAGGGTGCTCGACGGCCAGTCGCCCGACGACATCCTGAATACTGAACTGGGTTTCCTGGAAAATATAGGCTTAAAAGAACATTTATCGCCGACACGCTCTAACGGCCTGACATCAATGGTCAAGCAGATGAAGCTTTATGCGCTGGCGTTTAAAGCTAAAGGCGTGTAATGGTCATTGGTCATCGGTC contains the following coding sequences:
- a CDS encoding SufE family protein — encoded protein: MTIPEIESTIIEEFSVFEDWMDKYKYLIELGEGLKVIDEKYKVPNNLINGCQAKVWLHAVYKDGKVWFSADSDAVITKGLVSLMIRVLDGQSPDDILNTELGFLENIGLKEHLSPTRSNGLTSMVKQMKLYALAFKAKGV